In Pungitius pungitius chromosome 2, fPunPun2.1, whole genome shotgun sequence, a single window of DNA contains:
- the smim19 gene encoding small integral membrane protein 19, translated as MGAHGNEHESIDYSVHEAWNEATNVYLLVILVSFGLLMYARKNKRKIMRIFTLPPTAGTSPEPNFYDSLQKVRLRQQLEMYSLARKFDQQQGQTDSVQLSME; from the exons ATGGGGGCGCACGGGAACGAGCACGAGTCAATCGACTACTCCGTGCACGAGGCCTGGAACGAGGCCACCAACGTCTACCTGCTGGTGATCCTGGTCAGCTTCGGCCTGCTGATGTACGCCAGAAA AAACAAGAGGAAGATCATGCGTATCTTCACCCTGCCCCCCACAGCTGGCACCAGCCCAGAGCCCAACTTCTACGACAGCCTGCAGAAGGTCCGCCTGaggcagcagctggagatgTACTCTCTGG CCCGGAAGTTTGACCAGCAGCAGGGACAGACGGACAGTGTGCAGCTGTCCATGGAATGA
- the pld7 gene encoding 5'-3' exonuclease PLD3 isoform X2 — protein MESDESGSELVWGQGTETQPSVPDDSEEETSEEAGVTELKYCSVVLDRLQVDNKAGETELEEKEDMNRKGGKPISRIPTFHKRPASAAPPPEPPAAKKDPVGPGAQSSGKVTGGGAQALNSKPSDVRARPPPLPTISALDVCLEEAAAAAPGPPVTAPKRWGLPDPTDYSSLAVTPRPAIRPQGGARPSVSEQIQPGAFQTEADGSEQDAPTSRRLEEGPVGQKSPEDPDEEDTVVGRSEVTLTASGDTERSAPEDLLHTTNDSGEEAIMDEQPPWETEPMHASGSKDSRSSSDNECDDEFADEKAEERHSVERRSKPLITRPPQVAGLAEERANAGNLSSPVALEKPARAQSTRSAKSSGCFSVALFCFLPTTLLLLGGFGQHVWHYGLPLSVEQLAAQLELHWLEGFGLVPEPCSTDCRVQLVESIPVGLYQSAPLSRRSIADSWLHLLDKANSSVHIAAFYFTLRDPSETQGRLVFEQLKQLKSKGVELRIAVNAPQTSTEDTAELAAAGADVREVDLKAVTGGIVHTKLWVVDQKHFYLGSANMDWRSLSQVKEVGLSVEDCGCLAQDASRIFEVYWSIGGPSSLPPYWPARLSALSSSQNPLRLKFNGVPAQVYLSSAPPQISARGRSDDLSTILSVIGDAHRFVHISVMDYLPLSQYTEPLRFWPDIDSALRAAACTRGVQVRLLVSCWKHSPASMFPFLQSLLALNRPPLKCDIEGKVFRVTSTAEQMRIPFARVNHAKYMVTDRVVYIGTSNWSENYFSQTAGVGLVVNQTGSVVEEGQETLQSQAEELFLRDWQSEYASGVSLGDVDVCPRTE, from the exons ATG GAGTCTGATGAGTCGGGCTCTGAGTTGGTCTGGGGCCAGGGGACGGAGACACAGCCGAGTGTCCCCGATGATTCGGAGGAGGAGACTTCAGAGGAGGCCGGTGTAACG GAGCTGAAGTATTGCAGCGTTGTGCTGGACCGCCTGCAGGTTGACAACAAGGCGGGGGAAACCGAGCTCGAGGAGAAAGAAGACATGAACCGCAAAGGCGGGAAGCCCATCTCCCGGATCCCCACTTTCCACAAACGGCCGGCCAGTGCCGCCCCGCCCCCGGAGCCGCCTGCCGCCAAGAAAGACCCCGTCGGGCCTGGAGCTCAGTCTTCAGGGAAAGTCACAGGTGGGGGTGCGCAAGCCTTGAATTCCAAGCCGTCCGACGTCAGAGCGAGGCCACCCCCCCTGCCGACGATCAGCGCCCTAGATGTTTGtctggaggaagcagcagcagcagcaccaggtcCCCCGGTTACAGCACCCAAGAGGTGGGGTTTGCCCGATCCCACGGACTACTCTTCACTGGCCGTGACCCCCCGGCCTGCCATCAGACCGCAGGGAGGGGCGCGGCCTTCTGTCTCAGAGCAAATCCAGCCTGGAGCATTTCAAACGGAAGCCGACGGCAGCGAACAGGACGCTCCCACATCTCGCCGACTAGAGGAGGGCCCCGTCGGCCAAAAGTCACCGGAGGACCCAGACGAGGAGGACACAGTCGTGGGCAGAAGCGAGGTCACCCTCACTGCCTCTGGAGACACGGAGAGGTCGGCGCCTGAGGACCTGCTCCACACGACCAATGACAGCGGAGAGGAGGCCATCATGGACGAACAGCCGCCGTGGGAGACGGAGCCGATGCACGCGTCTGGATCGAAGGATAGCAGATCCTCGTCAGACAACGAATGTGACGATGAGTTTGCGGACGAGAAGGCTGAGGAACGCCATTCAGTGGAGCGCCGTAGCAAACCGCTCATTACACGGCCGCCACAGGTTGCAGGTCTCGCAGAGGAACGAGCCAACGCCGGCAACTTGAGCTCTCCTGTGGCGCTAGAGAAGCCCGCCAGGGCTCAGTCAACTCGATCAGCTAAG AGCTCAGGATGCTTCAGTGTGGCGCTCTTCTGCTTTCTGCCCACCACCTTGCTGCTCCTGGGGGGGTTTGGACAGCACGTTTGGCACTATggcctccccctctctgtggAGCAGCTCGCAGCTCAGCTGGAGCTGCACTGGCTGGAGGGCTTCGGCTTGGTACCGGAGCCCTGCAGCACCGATTGTCG AGTGCAGCTGGTGGAGAGCATCCCAGTGGGTCTCTACCAGTCCGCTCCATTGTCCAGACGGAGCATCGCAGACAGCTGGCTACATCTGCTGGACAAGGCCAACAGCTCGGTGCACATCGCAGCTTTCTACTTCACTCTCCGGGACCCCTCTGAGACTCAG GGAAGACTGGTGTTTGAGCAGCTGAAACAGCTCAAATCCAAAGGTGTGGAACTCCGGATCGCCGTCAACGCGCCGCAGACCTCCACTGAAGATACGGCGGAGCTGGCTGCAGCAG GTGCGGACGTCCGAGAGGTCGACCTCAAGGCCGTAACTGGAGGCATCGTGCACACCAAGCTGTGGGTGGTGGATCAAAAGCACTTCTACCTTGGTAGTGCCAACATGGACTGGCGCTCTCTAAGTCAG GTGAAGGAGGTCGGCCTGTCGGTGGAGGACTGCGGCTGCCTGGCTCAGGACGCCTCTCGGATCTTTGAGGTGTACTGGAGCATCGGTGGCCCGAGCTCCCTGCCTCCGTACTGGCCTGCTCGTCTCTCCGCCCTGTCCAGCTCCCAGAATCCCCTGCGCCTGAAGTTCAACGGCGTGCCTGCGCAAGTCTACCTGTCT AGTGCCCCCCCGCAGATCTCCGCCCGCGGCCGCTCCGACGATCTCTCCACCATCCTGTCCGTCATCGGCGACGCCCACAGATTCGTTCACATCTCCGTCATGGACTACCTGCCCCTGTCTCAGTACACGGAGCCGCTCAG gttcTGGCCGGACATCGACTCGGCCCTGCGCGCTGCCGCCTGCACCAGAGGCGTACAGGTCCGCCTCCTGGTCAGCTGCTGGAAGCACTCCCCGGCCTCCATGTTCCCCTTCCTGCAGTCCCTGCTGGCACTAAACAGGCCTCCGCTGAAATGCGACATAGAAGGG AAAGTGTTCAGAGTGACTTCGACAGCGGAGCAGATGAGGATTCCCTTTGCACGAGTCAATCATGCCAAGTACATGGTCACGGACAGAGTGGTCTACATAG GGACGTCCAACTGGTCGGAGAACTACTTCTCCCAGACAGCCGGGGTAGGCCTGGTGGTGAACCAGACCGGCTCCGTGGTTGAAGAAGGCCAAGAGACCCTGCAGAGCCAAGCGGAGGAGCTCTTCCTCAGAGACTGGCAGTCTGAGTATGCCAGCGGTGTCTCTCTGGGCGACGTGGACGTCTGCCCCCGCACCGAATAA
- the LOC119210895 gene encoding LON peptidase N-terminal domain and RING finger protein 3-like, whose amino-acid sequence MGTESESLPQLAAEAFQSKNFDLAVDICECQLAGLGDPESRQELMVHRADALAFGGKFADAFEMYRRASEIERLNPVLLTNLIEYLSASIGRQNGGDGRNGTSRKGCEAGAAGAAGRAGVGAAGSGYEDFSCRMCLSFLFEPVTLPCGHCFCKKCLERERKEKGVPVMCKECRDTSRVADVQSYRINVVLSNLLAKWFPALHQAGGLRREGNGLYAEKKLEAALEKYNRAVMIAPTDHILFSNRSQIHSGLKRYEKALRDAEMACRLVPHWSKGHVRKAQALVSLGRTEEALRAYLVCLSIEPDCRLAKAEAHRLLCHLLAPVIDPVPDYSNAHMSVRAHVKDSISPPHQIFCPSLLSPAPAPASAPLAPERFQSGKVKGQGEPRVRRLDHCFLLKRKQRSTEGSEEEEDGGQERRDDHKRAKSEPAEGTDPPGSAAGDVLDPTDLDCSLCMRLFYEPVTTPCGHTFCLRCLERCLDHNPKCPLCKEELSEYLVQRQFCKTVLTENLISKYLPSELIERQKIHQDEMAELSNLNKNVPIFVCTMAFPTVPCPLHIFEPCYRLMIRRCIETGTNCFGMCLEDNRKGFADYGCLLEIRDVKFFSDGRSVVNTIGRRRFKVVQHSERDGYNTADIEYLEDREVDGQAKRELHALHDTVYNQALVWVNSLKTEQKERIEGHFGPMPQKDSEPQDSPNGPSWCWWLLAVLPLEGRAQLPFLALTSLKDRLRGIRKVLLFMAHSRHRGH is encoded by the exons ATGgggacagagagcgagagccTGCCGCAGCTCGCAGCGGAGGCTTTCCAGTCCAAGAACTTCGACCTGGCCGTGGACATCTGCGAGTGCCAACTCGCGGGTCTCGGGGATCCAGAGAGCCGGCAGGAGCTGATGGTCCATCGGGCCGATGCGCTCGCCTTTGGGGGCAAATTCGCCGACGCTTTCGAGATGTACCGACGAGCCTCGGAGATAGAGAGGCTGAACCCAGTTCTCCTAACCAACCTCATAGAGTACTTGTCGGCTAGTATCGGGAGGCAAAACGGAGGCGACGGTCGAAACGGTACATCGAGGAAAGGATGCGAGGCAGGGGCCGCGGGGGCAGCCGGGCGCGCAGGGGTCGGTGCCGCGGGCTCCGGGTACGAAGACTTCTCCTGTCGGATGTGTCTGAGTTTTCTGTTCGAGCCCGTGACTCTGCCGTGCGGACACTGCTTCTGCAAAAAGTGTCTGGAGAGGGAGCGGAAGGAGAAGGGGGTGCCGGTCATGTGTAAGGAGTGCCGGGACACCTCCCGGGTGGCCGACGTCCAGAGCTACCGGATCAACGTGGTGCTCAGCAACCTGTTGGCCAAGTGGTTCCCCGCCTTGCACCAGGCCGGCGGGCTGAGGCGGGAGGGCAACGGGCTGTACGCCGAGAAGAAGCTGGAAGCCGCGCTGGAGAAATACAACCGAGCCGTGATGATAG cacccACAGACCACATACTGTTCAGTAATCGCTCCCAGATCCACTCGGGCCTAAAGCGCTATGAGAAGGCCCTGAGAGACGCCGAAATGGCCTGCAGGCTCGTGCCTCACTGGTCCAAG GGTCATGTTCGTAAGGCCCAGGCCCTGGTGTCTCTGGGCAGGACGGAGGAGGCTCTGAGGGCGTACCTGGTCTGTCTGTCCATAGAGCCGGACTGTAGACTGGCCAAGGCCGAGGCTCACAGG CTACTCTGCCACCTCCTGGCTCCGGTCATCGATCCGGTCCCTGACTACTCCAACGCGCACATGTCTGTCAGAGCGCATGTCAAGGACAgcatcagccccccccaccaa ATCTTCTGTCCCAGCCTGTTGTCGCCCGCCCCGGCTCCTGCCTCCGCTCCGCTTGCACCCGAGCGGTTCCAATCGggtaaggtcaaaggtcaaggggAGCCTCGGGTGAGGAGGTTGGACCACTGCTTCCTCCTCAAAAGGAAGCAGAGAAGCACAGAGGggtcagaggaggaagaggatggaggacaggagaggCGAGATGATCACAAGAGAGCAAAGTCCG AGCCTGCAGAGGGGACGGACCCGCCCGGCTCTGCGGCCGGGGACGTCTTGGACCCGACAGATCTGGATTGTTCCCTGTGTATGAG acttTTCTATGAGCCAGTGACGACGCCGTGCGGTCACACCTTCTGCCTGCGGTGTCTGGAGAGATGTCTGGACCACAACCCCAAGTGTCCGCTCTGTAAAGAGGAGCTGTCCGAG TACCTGGTCCAGAGGCAGTTCTGTAAGACGGTACTGACGGAGAACCTGATATCCAAGTATCTTCCCTCGGAGCTcatagagagacagaaaatCCACCAGGATGAAATGGCCGAGCTCTCGAA TCTTAACAAGAATGTGCCTATATTCGTGTGCACCATGGCCTTCCCCACGGTCCCGTGCCCGCTCCACATCTTCGAGCCGTGCTACAGGCTGATGATTCGCAGATGCATAGAGACGGGAACCAACTGCTTCGGCATGTGTCTGGAAGACAACCGCAAAGG GTTCGCGGACTACGGGTGCCTGCTGGAGATCCGCGATGTGAAGTTCTTCTCCGACGGCCGCTCGGTGGTGAACACCATCGGCAGACGGAGGTTCAAAGTGGTGCAGCACAGCGAGAGGGACGGATACAACACGGCCGATATCGAGTACCTGGAGGACCGTGAG gtggacGGTCAGGCGAAGCGCGAGCTGCATGCACTGCACGACACGGTGTACAACCAGGCCCTGGTGTGGGTCAACTCCTTGAAGACGGAGCAGAAGGAACGCATTGAGGGACACTTTGGACCCATGCCCCAGAAAGACTCTGAACCTCAG gacAGTCCAAACGGGCCCTCGTGGTGCTGGTGGCTGCTCGCCGTTCTTCCGTTGGAAGGCAGAGCCCAGCTGCCCTTCCTGGCCCTCACGTCTCTGAAAGATCGCCTCAGGGGCATCCGCAAGGTGCTGCTCTTCATGGCCCACAGCCGACACCGGGGACATTAA
- the fam199x gene encoding protein FAM199X, with protein MSESLYEKFLAPEEPFPLLSQRANLSDVGTLDVSDFGCQLSSCHRTDPLHRFNSNRWNLTSRGTSVASSECSEELFSSVSVGDQEDCYSLLDDQELTSLDLFPEGSVCSDVSSSISTYWDWSDSEFEWQLPGSDIASGSDVLSDIIPSVPSSPCRFSKRKPKPHPHRNLDELPWSAMTNDEQVEYIEYLSRKVSTEMGLREQLDIIKIIDPCAQISPTDSEFIIELNCLTDDKLKQVRNYIREHGPRQRAGSTREGWKRSSHSSASTGGVSAASSSNGSMVSSASSSAGSTASNSVAGGPASACSGGSVANISRAHSDGNLSSAAERIRDSKKRSKQRKLQQKALRKRQLKEQRQARKEHLSGLFLNEEVLALRVTEEDDRGDDLDILM; from the exons ATGTCTGAGTCCCTGTATGAGAAGTTCTTGGCCCCAGAGGagcccttccctctcctctcccaaaGAGCCAACCTCAGTGACGTGGGAACCCTGGATGTCAGCGACTTTGGTTGTCAACTCTCATCTTGTCACCGAACAGATCCGCTGCACCGCTTCAACAGCAACAG GTGGAACCTGACTTCCCGTGGGACCAGCGTTGCCAGCTCGGAATGCAGCGAGGAGctcttctcctctgtgtctgtgggggACCAGGAGGACTGCTACTCCCTCCTAGATGACCAGGAACTCACTTCTCTGGACCTGTTTCCAGAGGGCAGCGTTTGCAGCgacgtctcctcctccatcagcaccTACTGGGATTGGTCCGACAGCGAGTTTGAGTGGCAG TTACCAGGAAGTGACATTGCCAGCGGCAGCGATGTCCTCTCTGACATCATCCCGAGCGTGCCGAGCTCGCCCTGTCGGTTTTCCAAGAGGAAGCCCAAACCCCATCCTCACCGCAACCTGGATGAGTTACCATGGAGCGCCATGACCAACGACGAGCAG GTGGAGTACATCGAGTACCTGAGCCGGAAGGTCAGCACAGAGATGGGCCTGAGAGAGCAGCTGGACATCATCAAGATCATTGACCCCTGTGCCCAGATCTCCCCCACCGACAGCGAGTTCATTATCGAGCTCAACTGTCTCACGGACGACAAGCTCAAGCAG GTGCGTAACTACATCAGGGAGCACGGCCCCCGGCAGCGGGCCGGCAGCACCAGAGAGGGTTGGAAGAGGAGCAGCCACAGCAGCGCCAGCACCGGCGGCGTCAGCgcggccagcagcagcaacggcagcaTGGTCAGCTCCGCCAGCTCCTCTGCCGGCTCCACGGCCTCCAACTCCGTGGCCG GCGGTCCGGCCTCAGCCTGCAGCGGAGGCAGCGTGGCCAACATCAGCAGAGCTCACAGCGACGGCAACCTCTCCAGCGCCGCGGAGCGTATACGAGATTCTAAA AAGCGCTCCAAGCAGCGGAAGCTCCAGCAGAAGGCTCTGCGCAAGCGGCAGCTGAAGGAGCAGCGGCAGGCCCGCAAGGAGCACCTGAGCGGGCTCTTCCTGAACGAGGAGGTGCTGGCGCTGCGGGTGACGGAGGAGGACGACCGCGGCGACGACCTGGACATACTGATGTGA
- the commd5 gene encoding COMM domain-containing protein 5: MSLSHAKDSSFLGGRIPPEIDSMSKNLKDVDQEMFRKILKAVVSGLEGKDCSEVMKSIAESSTVPQERLSHVVAGVYRLLSEAIRVPASSLKQEAFREDLRELRIPEEFITDFSSVVFGNRRAALDAATARNDPHLPTVEDFKWRVDVAISTSSLARSLQPSVLMQMKLSDGSLHRFEVPVSKFQELRYNVALILKEMNDLEKRNILKIQD, from the exons ATGTCTCTAAGCCACGCCAAGGACTCCAGCTTTCTGGGAGGGAGGATACCACCAGAAATAGACTCAATGTCGAAAAACCTTAAGGATGTGGATCAAGAGATGTTCAGAAAAATACTGAAAG CGGTGGTCAGCGGGCTGGAGGGGAAGGACTGCAGCGAGGTGATGAAGTCCATAGCCGAGAGCAGCACCGTCCCCCAGGAGAGGCTCAGCCACGTCGTCGCCGGGGTCTACCGGTTGCTGTCCGAGGCCATCCGCGTCCCCGCGTCCTCCCTGAAACAAGAG GCCTTCAGAGAGGATCTTCGGGAACTGAG GATACCTGAAGAATTCATCACAGATTTCTCCAGTGTGGTTTTTGGCAACAG GCGTGCAGCTCTAGATGCAGCGACTGCCCGGAATGACCCACACCTCCCCACGGTAGAAGACTTTAAATGGAGGGTGGATGTCGCCATTTCCACGAG CTCTTTAGCCAGAAGCCTGCAGCCGTCTGTTCTGATGCAGATGAAACTATCAGATGGGAGCCTTCACCGCTTTGAG GTGCCCGTGTCTAAATTCCAGGAGCTCCGGTACAACGTGGCTCTGATTCTCAAAGAGATGAAcgacctggagaagaggaacATCCTCAAAATCCAAGACTGA
- the pld7 gene encoding uncharacterized protein pld7 isoform X1, with protein MPMRLRSRRSVGPGWSSELEVQDALPPAARRKSARPHGMPLYEESDESGSELVWGQGTETQPSVPDDSEEETSEEAGVTELKYCSVVLDRLQVDNKAGETELEEKEDMNRKGGKPISRIPTFHKRPASAAPPPEPPAAKKDPVGPGAQSSGKVTGGGAQALNSKPSDVRARPPPLPTISALDVCLEEAAAAAPGPPVTAPKRWGLPDPTDYSSLAVTPRPAIRPQGGARPSVSEQIQPGAFQTEADGSEQDAPTSRRLEEGPVGQKSPEDPDEEDTVVGRSEVTLTASGDTERSAPEDLLHTTNDSGEEAIMDEQPPWETEPMHASGSKDSRSSSDNECDDEFADEKAEERHSVERRSKPLITRPPQVAGLAEERANAGNLSSPVALEKPARAQSTRSAKSSGCFSVALFCFLPTTLLLLGGFGQHVWHYGLPLSVEQLAAQLELHWLEGFGLVPEPCSTDCRVQLVESIPVGLYQSAPLSRRSIADSWLHLLDKANSSVHIAAFYFTLRDPSETQGRLVFEQLKQLKSKGVELRIAVNAPQTSTEDTAELAAAGADVREVDLKAVTGGIVHTKLWVVDQKHFYLGSANMDWRSLSQVKEVGLSVEDCGCLAQDASRIFEVYWSIGGPSSLPPYWPARLSALSSSQNPLRLKFNGVPAQVYLSSAPPQISARGRSDDLSTILSVIGDAHRFVHISVMDYLPLSQYTEPLRFWPDIDSALRAAACTRGVQVRLLVSCWKHSPASMFPFLQSLLALNRPPLKCDIEGKVFRVTSTAEQMRIPFARVNHAKYMVTDRVVYIGTSNWSENYFSQTAGVGLVVNQTGSVVEEGQETLQSQAEELFLRDWQSEYASGVSLGDVDVCPRTE; from the exons ATGCCGATGCGGCTGCGATCCAGAAGATCCGTCGGCCCGGGGTGGTCGAGCGAGCTCGAGGTACAGGACGCGTTGCCGCCGGCTGCGCGGAGAAAGTCGGCCCGCCCGCACGGGATGCCCCTGTATGAG GAGTCTGATGAGTCGGGCTCTGAGTTGGTCTGGGGCCAGGGGACGGAGACACAGCCGAGTGTCCCCGATGATTCGGAGGAGGAGACTTCAGAGGAGGCCGGTGTAACG GAGCTGAAGTATTGCAGCGTTGTGCTGGACCGCCTGCAGGTTGACAACAAGGCGGGGGAAACCGAGCTCGAGGAGAAAGAAGACATGAACCGCAAAGGCGGGAAGCCCATCTCCCGGATCCCCACTTTCCACAAACGGCCGGCCAGTGCCGCCCCGCCCCCGGAGCCGCCTGCCGCCAAGAAAGACCCCGTCGGGCCTGGAGCTCAGTCTTCAGGGAAAGTCACAGGTGGGGGTGCGCAAGCCTTGAATTCCAAGCCGTCCGACGTCAGAGCGAGGCCACCCCCCCTGCCGACGATCAGCGCCCTAGATGTTTGtctggaggaagcagcagcagcagcaccaggtcCCCCGGTTACAGCACCCAAGAGGTGGGGTTTGCCCGATCCCACGGACTACTCTTCACTGGCCGTGACCCCCCGGCCTGCCATCAGACCGCAGGGAGGGGCGCGGCCTTCTGTCTCAGAGCAAATCCAGCCTGGAGCATTTCAAACGGAAGCCGACGGCAGCGAACAGGACGCTCCCACATCTCGCCGACTAGAGGAGGGCCCCGTCGGCCAAAAGTCACCGGAGGACCCAGACGAGGAGGACACAGTCGTGGGCAGAAGCGAGGTCACCCTCACTGCCTCTGGAGACACGGAGAGGTCGGCGCCTGAGGACCTGCTCCACACGACCAATGACAGCGGAGAGGAGGCCATCATGGACGAACAGCCGCCGTGGGAGACGGAGCCGATGCACGCGTCTGGATCGAAGGATAGCAGATCCTCGTCAGACAACGAATGTGACGATGAGTTTGCGGACGAGAAGGCTGAGGAACGCCATTCAGTGGAGCGCCGTAGCAAACCGCTCATTACACGGCCGCCACAGGTTGCAGGTCTCGCAGAGGAACGAGCCAACGCCGGCAACTTGAGCTCTCCTGTGGCGCTAGAGAAGCCCGCCAGGGCTCAGTCAACTCGATCAGCTAAG AGCTCAGGATGCTTCAGTGTGGCGCTCTTCTGCTTTCTGCCCACCACCTTGCTGCTCCTGGGGGGGTTTGGACAGCACGTTTGGCACTATggcctccccctctctgtggAGCAGCTCGCAGCTCAGCTGGAGCTGCACTGGCTGGAGGGCTTCGGCTTGGTACCGGAGCCCTGCAGCACCGATTGTCG AGTGCAGCTGGTGGAGAGCATCCCAGTGGGTCTCTACCAGTCCGCTCCATTGTCCAGACGGAGCATCGCAGACAGCTGGCTACATCTGCTGGACAAGGCCAACAGCTCGGTGCACATCGCAGCTTTCTACTTCACTCTCCGGGACCCCTCTGAGACTCAG GGAAGACTGGTGTTTGAGCAGCTGAAACAGCTCAAATCCAAAGGTGTGGAACTCCGGATCGCCGTCAACGCGCCGCAGACCTCCACTGAAGATACGGCGGAGCTGGCTGCAGCAG GTGCGGACGTCCGAGAGGTCGACCTCAAGGCCGTAACTGGAGGCATCGTGCACACCAAGCTGTGGGTGGTGGATCAAAAGCACTTCTACCTTGGTAGTGCCAACATGGACTGGCGCTCTCTAAGTCAG GTGAAGGAGGTCGGCCTGTCGGTGGAGGACTGCGGCTGCCTGGCTCAGGACGCCTCTCGGATCTTTGAGGTGTACTGGAGCATCGGTGGCCCGAGCTCCCTGCCTCCGTACTGGCCTGCTCGTCTCTCCGCCCTGTCCAGCTCCCAGAATCCCCTGCGCCTGAAGTTCAACGGCGTGCCTGCGCAAGTCTACCTGTCT AGTGCCCCCCCGCAGATCTCCGCCCGCGGCCGCTCCGACGATCTCTCCACCATCCTGTCCGTCATCGGCGACGCCCACAGATTCGTTCACATCTCCGTCATGGACTACCTGCCCCTGTCTCAGTACACGGAGCCGCTCAG gttcTGGCCGGACATCGACTCGGCCCTGCGCGCTGCCGCCTGCACCAGAGGCGTACAGGTCCGCCTCCTGGTCAGCTGCTGGAAGCACTCCCCGGCCTCCATGTTCCCCTTCCTGCAGTCCCTGCTGGCACTAAACAGGCCTCCGCTGAAATGCGACATAGAAGGG AAAGTGTTCAGAGTGACTTCGACAGCGGAGCAGATGAGGATTCCCTTTGCACGAGTCAATCATGCCAAGTACATGGTCACGGACAGAGTGGTCTACATAG GGACGTCCAACTGGTCGGAGAACTACTTCTCCCAGACAGCCGGGGTAGGCCTGGTGGTGAACCAGACCGGCTCCGTGGTTGAAGAAGGCCAAGAGACCCTGCAGAGCCAAGCGGAGGAGCTCTTCCTCAGAGACTGGCAGTCTGAGTATGCCAGCGGTGTCTCTCTGGGCGACGTGGACGTCTGCCCCCGCACCGAATAA